In Mesorhizobium sp., one DNA window encodes the following:
- a CDS encoding RsmB/NOP family class I SAM-dependent RNA methyltransferase: MVVTRPARASRTSPSRQAATPARSVPGLAARQTATRLLAAVVEAKTPLDGMTDAQHGHPQYRALDERDRGLVRAILVSALRHRNTIAALISERLDRPLPGNAHMLSHILHVALAQMLFLDVPDSAAVDLAVEQAKADPRTQRFASLVNAVLRGAGRAKEEALPRLLAATRDAPDWFVRRMEKAYGAEATAAILAAHRLEPPVDFTVKADAAGLAERLGGIVLPTGSVRIEKLDRSVTELPGYAEGEWWVQDAAAALPARIMGEVAGKRVADLCAAPGGKTAQLVLAGAKVTAVEISANRLKRLAANLARLNLDAELVTADLAAYQPVELFDAILLDAPCSSTGTVRRHPDVLWTKSEADIAKLAEVQRTLLGHAARMLKPGGTLVFSNCSLDPQEGEDLIRAFLSETPGFSLDPIRADEISGIAEFVTPEGFLRTTPAGLRMETPQLSGLDGFFAARFGKSS; the protein is encoded by the coding sequence TTGGTCGTGACCCGGCCTGCCCGGGCGAGCCGCACCAGCCCTTCGAGACAAGCAGCAACCCCGGCCCGTTCCGTGCCGGGCCTCGCGGCGCGTCAGACGGCGACACGTCTGCTCGCCGCGGTCGTCGAAGCGAAGACCCCGCTCGACGGAATGACCGACGCGCAGCACGGCCACCCGCAATACCGCGCGCTGGACGAACGCGACCGCGGCCTCGTCCGGGCCATCCTCGTCTCGGCGCTGCGCCATCGCAATACGATCGCGGCGTTGATCTCCGAGCGGTTAGACCGGCCGCTGCCCGGCAATGCGCACATGCTGTCGCATATCCTGCATGTCGCGCTGGCGCAGATGTTGTTCCTCGACGTGCCCGACAGCGCGGCGGTCGATCTCGCGGTCGAGCAGGCCAAGGCCGATCCGCGCACGCAGCGTTTCGCCTCGCTCGTCAACGCGGTCCTGCGCGGCGCGGGGCGCGCCAAGGAGGAGGCGCTGCCGCGCCTGCTCGCCGCCACGCGCGACGCGCCCGACTGGTTCGTGCGCAGGATGGAGAAGGCGTACGGAGCCGAGGCGACCGCTGCGATCCTGGCCGCGCACCGGCTCGAACCGCCGGTCGATTTCACGGTGAAGGCGGATGCAGCAGGCTTGGCCGAACGTCTCGGCGGGATCGTCCTGCCCACGGGCTCGGTACGGATCGAAAAACTCGACCGCTCGGTGACGGAACTGCCCGGCTACGCCGAAGGGGAATGGTGGGTGCAGGATGCGGCCGCCGCCCTGCCGGCCCGCATCATGGGCGAAGTCGCCGGCAAGCGCGTGGCCGACCTCTGCGCTGCACCCGGCGGCAAGACGGCGCAGCTTGTGCTGGCCGGCGCGAAAGTCACCGCCGTCGAGATCTCGGCCAACCGGCTGAAGCGCCTGGCGGCCAACCTGGCGCGGCTCAATCTCGATGCCGAACTCGTCACCGCCGATCTCGCGGCCTACCAGCCGGTCGAACTCTTCGACGCGATCCTGCTCGATGCGCCATGCTCGTCGACCGGAACGGTACGGCGCCATCCCGACGTCTTGTGGACCAAGTCCGAAGCCGACATCGCCAAGCTCGCCGAGGTGCAGCGCACCCTTCTCGGCCACGCCGCCCGGATGCTGAAGCCCGGCGGCACCCTCGTCTTTTCCAACTGCTCGCTCGATCCGCAGGAGGGCGAGGATCTGATCCGCGCGTTCCTCTCCGAAACGCCAGGTTTTTCGCTCGATCCCATCCGTGCGGACGAGATTTCGGGCATTGCCGAGTTCGTGACGCCCGAAGGTTTCCTGCGGACCACGCCCGCAGGCCTGCGCATGGAGACGCCGCAACTGTCCGGTCTCGACGGCTTCTTCGCCGCGCGCTTCGGAAAATCCTCGTAG
- the rlmH gene encoding 23S rRNA (pseudouridine(1915)-N(3))-methyltransferase RlmH — protein sequence MRIGVHAVGRMKAGPERELAARYFDRFAKAGPAIGLEWTGVSEIAESRAQSAVLRKREEGRALAAALQGSALILLDETGKSIGSEAFAARIGEMRDTGARSAVFAIGGADGHDPELRKSAALVLSFGAMTWPHQIVRVMLAEQLYRAATILSGHPYHRA from the coding sequence ATGCGGATTGGAGTACATGCCGTTGGCCGCATGAAAGCGGGCCCGGAAAGGGAGCTTGCGGCGCGCTATTTCGACCGCTTCGCCAAGGCCGGCCCGGCGATCGGCCTGGAATGGACCGGCGTGAGCGAGATCGCCGAAAGCCGCGCCCAAAGCGCCGTCTTGCGAAAGCGGGAAGAAGGCCGGGCGCTTGCCGCGGCACTGCAGGGCTCGGCCCTGATCCTCCTCGATGAAACCGGAAAGTCGATCGGTTCCGAAGCTTTCGCCGCGCGCATCGGCGAGATGCGCGACACGGGCGCGCGCTCCGCTGTCTTCGCCATCGGCGGCGCCGACGGCCACGATCCGGAACTCAGGAAGAGCGCCGCCCTCGTCCTGTCGTTCGGGGCGATGACATGGCCGCACCAGATCGTGCGCGTGATGCTCGCTGAACAGCTCTACCGCGCGGCGACCATTCTCTCCGGACACCCCTACCATCGCGCTTGA
- the rsfS gene encoding ribosome silencing factor, with the protein MPSTVGNSGSIAYPALRTVLDSLDDSKAENIVSIDIQGKSSLGDYMVIASGRSNRHVAAVADHLLKALKDAGFGNARVEGLPGADWVLIDAGDIIVHVFRPEVREFYNLEKMWMAPDLEEETVH; encoded by the coding sequence ATGCCTTCGACGGTCGGGAACAGCGGTTCCATCGCCTACCCGGCCTTGCGCACAGTCCTTGACAGTCTTGATGACTCCAAGGCCGAAAACATCGTCTCCATCGACATCCAGGGCAAGTCCAGTCTGGGCGATTACATGGTGATCGCGTCCGGCCGGTCGAACCGTCATGTCGCGGCCGTCGCCGACCACCTGCTGAAAGCTCTGAAGGATGCGGGTTTCGGCAATGCCAGGGTTGAAGGATTGCCCGGTGCCGACTGGGTGCTGATCGATGCGGGCGACATCATCGTCCACGTCTTCCGGCCCGAGGTGCGGGAATTCTACAACCTCGAGAAGATGTGGATGGCCCCGGACCTGGAGGAAGAAACGGTTCACTGA
- a CDS encoding MFS transporter: protein MTASAPTSDETETPIVGVAGVILAMALTAIGNGLMFAYIPVSLGAGGYAPTWAGMILTGLSAGGIAGCLLTAWLVRRVGHARAYMVFSALIVLSNAAVGVGVDPVVWIVARALYGFAICGMFVVAQSWLNDAVGNTIRGRVMAIFYVCYIVGLGVGSYLMGFLDISTAIAPLLGVAFTAISILPVGLTRLRQPPPPEGASVAIGEAWRISPVGVAGMLAVGGLSMMIAGFAPIHATASGYSQQDVATLMFAMPLGTLVFQIPFGWISDRTDRRYVLIAAAILVVIAGAAASRFDGGPLLLMIAIYLVWSGASESIYSLSSAHANDRASKEELVRLSGTMLFLWSVSGFLVPGIGTALTAAFGTASFILVAIVIAALFCAFTIWRVTHSARVPAEEAGAFTPMSAQTPLPVPPAEN, encoded by the coding sequence ATGACCGCAAGCGCTCCCACCAGCGACGAAACCGAGACGCCGATCGTCGGCGTCGCCGGCGTCATCCTCGCGATGGCGCTGACCGCGATCGGCAATGGTCTGATGTTCGCCTATATCCCCGTCAGCCTCGGCGCCGGCGGCTATGCGCCGACCTGGGCCGGCATGATCCTGACGGGACTTTCGGCCGGCGGTATTGCGGGCTGCCTTCTGACAGCCTGGCTCGTGCGCCGCGTCGGCCATGCGCGCGCCTATATGGTGTTCTCGGCGCTGATCGTGCTTTCCAATGCGGCGGTCGGCGTAGGGGTCGATCCGGTCGTTTGGATCGTCGCCCGCGCGCTCTACGGCTTCGCCATCTGCGGCATGTTCGTCGTCGCCCAGAGCTGGCTCAACGACGCCGTCGGCAACACCATCCGCGGACGCGTGATGGCAATCTTCTATGTCTGCTACATCGTGGGCCTGGGAGTCGGATCCTACCTGATGGGTTTCCTGGACATTTCCACCGCCATCGCGCCGCTCCTCGGGGTCGCGTTCACGGCGATTTCCATCCTCCCCGTCGGCTTGACCCGCCTGCGCCAACCGCCACCGCCGGAAGGCGCGTCGGTTGCCATCGGCGAAGCATGGCGCATCTCGCCGGTCGGCGTCGCCGGAATGCTCGCGGTCGGCGGCCTGTCGATGATGATCGCCGGCTTCGCACCGATCCACGCCACCGCCAGCGGCTACAGCCAGCAGGACGTGGCGACACTGATGTTCGCGATGCCGCTCGGCACGCTGGTCTTCCAGATCCCGTTCGGCTGGATCTCGGACCGTACCGACCGTCGCTACGTGCTGATCGCCGCGGCGATCCTCGTCGTCATCGCCGGCGCGGCTGCGAGCCGCTTCGACGGCGGGCCGCTCCTGCTGATGATCGCGATCTACCTCGTCTGGAGCGGCGCCTCGGAATCGATCTATTCGCTGTCCTCGGCGCATGCCAACGACCGCGCCTCCAAGGAGGAACTGGTGCGCCTGTCCGGCACCATGCTGTTCCTCTGGTCGGTCTCCGGCTTCCTGGTGCCGGGCATTGGCACTGCTTTGACGGCGGCGTTCGGCACGGCGTCCTTCATCCTGGTCGCCATCGTCATCGCCGCGCTGTTCTGCGCCTTCACCATCTGGCGCGTCACGCACTCCGCGCGCGTGCCGGCGGAAGAGGCCGGCGCATTTACCCCGATGTCGGCACAGACGCCACTGCCGGTGCCGCCGGCCGAGAATTGA
- a CDS encoding nicotinate-nucleotide adenylyltransferase produces MPHVEKGMAVGLFGGSFNPPHAGHVLVAEIAMRRLELDQLWWMVTPGNPLKNGYELKPLAERVALSERITADPKIKVTAFEASHHVRYTADTLALVKARNPGVNFVWIMGADSLRDFHRWQRWQAIAMTFPIAVIDRPGATLAFLSSKMAKTFDFARCDEDDAPLLAHTQAPAWTFIHGPRSTLSSTAIRAGHAKA; encoded by the coding sequence ATGCCGCATGTCGAAAAGGGCATGGCGGTCGGCCTGTTCGGCGGCTCGTTCAACCCGCCGCATGCCGGCCACGTGCTGGTGGCCGAGATCGCGATGCGGCGGCTGGAGCTGGACCAGCTCTGGTGGATGGTGACGCCCGGAAATCCGTTGAAGAACGGATATGAACTGAAGCCGCTCGCCGAGCGCGTCGCGCTCTCCGAGAGGATCACCGCCGATCCGAAGATCAAGGTGACCGCCTTTGAAGCGAGCCACCATGTGCGCTATACGGCCGACACGCTGGCCCTGGTCAAGGCGCGCAATCCCGGGGTCAACTTCGTCTGGATCATGGGCGCGGATTCGCTGCGCGATTTCCACCGCTGGCAGCGCTGGCAAGCGATCGCGATGACCTTCCCGATCGCGGTGATCGACCGGCCGGGCGCCACGCTCGCCTTCCTGTCGTCGAAGATGGCCAAGACCTTCGACTTTGCGCGCTGCGACGAGGACGACGCGCCGCTGCTCGCCCACACCCAGGCGCCGGCCTGGACCTTCATCCACGGCCCGCGCTCGACGCTCTCCTCCACCGCCATCCGCGCCGGACACGCGAAGGCTTGA
- a CDS encoding glutamate-5-semialdehyde dehydrogenase produces MLTKAETSGRDIARLMAQIGRDARAAARPLAIASTERKNAALRAMADAIVANEAKILAANAIDIANGVEAKLTPAMMDRLRLDTARIAAIVTGIREIAALKDPVGEVIAAWERPNGLNIERVRTPLGVIGVIFESRPNVTADAGALCFKAGNPVILRAGSDSANSSAAIHACLVEGLKTQGLPEAAIQLVPVTDRAAVGEMLKGLDGNLDVIVPRGGKSLVARVQSEARVPVFAHLEGICHLYIDRSADLDMAVKIAVNAKMRRTGICGAAETLLVDRAVAQTHVVPILDALTKAGCEIRASAEVLSLYPQAVAATEADWTTEYLDAIISVALVDGVGGAIEHIETHSSHHTEAIVAEDPAAVERFFSEIDSAILLHNASTQFADGGEFGMGAEIGIATGKMHARGPVGVEQLTSFKYRVRGSGQVRA; encoded by the coding sequence ATGCTCACGAAAGCAGAGACATCCGGGCGGGATATTGCCCGCCTCATGGCGCAGATCGGCCGCGACGCGCGCGCCGCCGCCCGGCCGCTCGCCATCGCCTCGACCGAGCGCAAGAACGCCGCGCTGCGCGCGATGGCCGATGCGATCGTCGCGAACGAAGCGAAGATCCTCGCAGCCAATGCAATCGACATCGCCAACGGGGTGGAAGCGAAGCTGACGCCGGCGATGATGGATCGGCTCAGGCTCGATACCGCGCGCATCGCTGCAATCGTCACGGGCATCCGCGAGATCGCCGCCCTGAAGGATCCCGTCGGCGAGGTGATCGCTGCCTGGGAGCGCCCGAACGGGCTGAACATCGAGCGCGTGCGCACGCCCCTCGGCGTGATCGGCGTGATTTTCGAGAGCCGGCCCAATGTGACTGCCGACGCCGGCGCGCTCTGCTTCAAGGCCGGCAATCCGGTGATCCTGCGCGCCGGCTCGGATTCGGCCAATTCCTCGGCCGCCATTCATGCCTGCCTGGTCGAGGGACTAAAGACGCAAGGCCTGCCCGAGGCCGCGATCCAGCTCGTGCCGGTGACGGACCGCGCCGCCGTCGGCGAGATGCTGAAAGGCCTCGACGGCAATCTCGACGTGATCGTGCCGCGCGGCGGAAAGAGCCTCGTCGCGCGCGTGCAGAGCGAGGCGCGCGTGCCGGTCTTCGCGCATCTCGAAGGCATCTGCCACCTCTACATCGACCGCTCCGCCGATCTCGACATGGCGGTGAAGATCGCCGTCAATGCGAAGATGCGCCGTACCGGTATCTGCGGCGCGGCAGAGACACTGCTGGTCGACCGCGCGGTCGCGCAGACGCATGTCGTGCCCATCCTCGACGCGCTGACGAAGGCCGGCTGCGAGATCCGCGCCAGCGCCGAGGTTCTGTCGCTCTACCCGCAGGCGGTGGCGGCAACGGAGGCCGACTGGACGACGGAATATCTCGACGCGATTATCTCGGTCGCGCTGGTGGACGGCGTCGGCGGGGCGATCGAGCACATCGAAACCCATTCCTCGCACCACACCGAGGCGATCGTCGCGGAAGACCCGGCAGCTGTGGAGCGTTTCTTCAGCGAGATCGATTCCGCCATCCTGCTGCACAACGCCTCGACGCAATTTGCCGACGGCGGCGAGTTCGGCATGGGCGCGGAGATCGGCATCGCCACCGGCAAGATGCATGCGCGCGGCCCGGTCGGCGTCGAGCAGCTGACCTCGTTCAAATACCGCGTCCGCGGCTCGGGCCAGGTGCGGGCGTGA
- the proB gene encoding glutamate 5-kinase: MRPLFSHRRITIKIGSALLVDRSKGLKAEWLASLVSDIDGLWSQGTEVLVVSSGAIALGRTILGLGKRVLKLEESQAAAAVGQIALSRAWSEELARHGMKSGQVLLTLGDTEERRRYLNARATIGTLLKLKAVPVINENDTVATSEIRYGDNDRLAARVATMMGGDLLILLSDIDGLYTAPPAVNPDAKHIPLVEHITPQIDAMAGAAASELSRGGMRTKLDAGKIATAAGTAMIITRGDRMNPLAAIDRGEKCTWFAPAPNPVRGYKSWIAGQLEPAGRLTVDAGAITALLSGKSLLPAGVKLVSGDFSRGDTVAILDPEGREVARGLVAYDAADAVRIAGLKTTEIADALGYEPRSAMVHRDDLVVARTVTERTEG; the protein is encoded by the coding sequence ATCCGCCCCCTCTTCTCCCACCGCCGCATCACCATCAAGATCGGCTCGGCCCTGCTGGTCGACCGTTCCAAAGGCCTGAAGGCCGAGTGGCTGGCTTCGCTCGTCTCCGATATCGACGGCCTTTGGTCGCAGGGCACGGAAGTGCTCGTCGTCTCCTCCGGTGCCATCGCCCTCGGCCGCACCATCCTTGGGCTCGGCAAGCGCGTGCTGAAGCTGGAGGAGAGCCAGGCCGCCGCCGCCGTCGGCCAGATCGCGCTGTCACGTGCCTGGTCTGAGGAACTCGCCCGCCACGGAATGAAGTCCGGTCAGGTCCTGCTGACGCTCGGCGATACGGAAGAGCGCCGCCGCTACCTCAATGCGCGCGCCACGATTGGCACGCTGTTGAAGCTGAAGGCCGTGCCGGTGATCAACGAGAACGATACGGTGGCGACAAGCGAGATCCGTTACGGCGACAACGACCGGCTCGCCGCGCGCGTCGCGACGATGATGGGCGGCGACCTGCTGATCCTTCTCTCGGACATCGACGGGCTCTATACGGCGCCTCCGGCGGTCAATCCTGACGCGAAGCACATTCCCCTGGTCGAGCACATTACGCCGCAGATCGACGCGATGGCGGGCGCCGCCGCCTCGGAATTGTCGCGCGGCGGCATGCGCACCAAGCTCGACGCCGGCAAGATCGCGACCGCCGCCGGCACCGCCATGATCATCACGCGCGGCGACCGGATGAACCCACTGGCAGCGATCGACCGCGGCGAGAAATGCACCTGGTTCGCGCCGGCGCCAAACCCCGTGCGCGGTTACAAATCGTGGATCGCCGGCCAGCTCGAGCCGGCCGGGCGGCTGACCGTCGACGCCGGCGCGATCACCGCGCTCTTGTCCGGCAAATCGCTGCTGCCGGCGGGTGTGAAGCTCGTCTCCGGCGATTTCTCCCGCGGCGACACGGTTGCTATCCTCGATCCCGAGGGGCGCGAGGTGGCGCGCGGCCTTGTTGCCTATGACGCGGCGGATGCCGTAAGGATCGCGGGCTTGAAGACGACCGAAATCGCCGATGCGCTCGGATACGAGCCGCGCTCGGCGATGGTGCACCGGGACGACCTCGTCGTCGCCCGCACGGTCACGGAGCGGACGGAGGGCTAG
- the obgE gene encoding GTPase ObgE has product MKFLDQAKVYIRSGDGGAGAVSFRREKFIEFGGPDGGDGGRGGDVWIEAVDGLNTLIDYRYQQHFRAKTGTHGMGRDRAGGKGADVVLKVPAGTQVYEEDNETLIADLTEVGQRFKIAEGGNGGFGNAHFKTSTNQAPRRANPGLPGQEMTIWLRLKLIADAGIVGLPNAGKSTFLASVTAAKPKIADYPFTTLHPGLGVARVDAREFVIADIPGLIEGAHEGIGIGDRFLGHVERTRVLLHLVSAQEENPAKAYKTVRAELEAYGHGLEDKPEVVVLSQVDTLDADTRKKKAASLKRAAGHAPLMMSAVTREGVEEVLRALMAHVDEARSADEPPPPDDRWS; this is encoded by the coding sequence ATGAAGTTCCTCGACCAGGCGAAAGTCTACATCCGATCCGGCGACGGCGGCGCCGGCGCGGTGTCGTTCCGCCGCGAGAAGTTCATCGAGTTCGGCGGCCCCGACGGCGGCGACGGCGGCCGTGGCGGCGACGTCTGGATCGAGGCCGTGGACGGTCTCAACACGCTGATCGACTACCGCTACCAGCAGCATTTCCGCGCCAAGACCGGCACCCACGGGATGGGACGTGACCGCGCCGGCGGCAAGGGCGCCGACGTGGTCCTGAAAGTACCCGCCGGAACGCAGGTCTACGAAGAAGACAACGAGACGCTGATCGCCGACCTGACCGAAGTCGGGCAACGCTTCAAGATCGCCGAAGGCGGCAATGGCGGCTTCGGCAACGCGCATTTCAAGACCTCGACCAACCAGGCCCCTCGCCGTGCCAATCCCGGCCTGCCCGGACAGGAAATGACGATCTGGCTGCGCCTGAAGCTGATCGCCGACGCCGGCATCGTCGGCCTGCCGAATGCCGGCAAGTCGACCTTCCTCGCCTCGGTGACGGCGGCCAAGCCGAAGATCGCCGACTATCCCTTCACCACCCTGCATCCGGGCCTCGGCGTCGCCCGCGTCGACGCGCGCGAATTCGTCATCGCCGACATTCCAGGTCTGATCGAGGGCGCGCATGAGGGCATCGGCATCGGCGACCGCTTCCTCGGCCATGTCGAACGCACCCGCGTGCTGCTTCATCTCGTCTCCGCACAGGAGGAGAACCCGGCCAAGGCCTACAAGACCGTGCGCGCCGAACTCGAAGCTTACGGCCACGGGCTGGAGGACAAGCCCGAGGTCGTCGTCCTGTCGCAGGTCGACACGCTCGATGCCGACACGCGCAAGAAGAAGGCGGCGAGCCTCAAGCGCGCCGCCGGCCACGCGCCTCTCATGATGTCGGCCGTCACCCGCGAGGGTGTCGAGGAGGTGCTGCGGGCGCTGATGGCCCATGTCGACGAGGCCAGGAGCGCGGACGAACCACCGCCGCCGGACGACCGCTGGTCGTAA
- a CDS encoding GNAT family N-acetyltransferase, with product MERIGDEPEKPIDCPVLVTERLVMRLPHADDVPDLARLANNRRIAEMLARMPHPYGETEAQAFVSAASERRRGCVYALTIAETGAFIGCAGLNPTDRGLELGYWIGEPFWGSGYATEAAQALVDLAFRATSIDALNVSCRVINPASRRVIHKCGFQYASQGMLNSIAAGQVPVERYRLDRRTWIGLRAWSPGAKQLMSA from the coding sequence ATGGAACGTATCGGAGATGAACCCGAAAAGCCGATAGACTGTCCGGTGCTCGTCACCGAGCGGCTGGTCATGCGCTTGCCGCACGCCGACGATGTGCCGGACCTGGCCCGCCTTGCCAACAATCGCCGCATCGCGGAAATGCTCGCCCGCATGCCGCATCCGTACGGCGAGACGGAGGCCCAGGCTTTCGTCAGCGCCGCTTCCGAACGCCGTCGCGGCTGCGTCTATGCGCTGACAATCGCCGAGACCGGCGCCTTCATCGGCTGCGCCGGTCTCAACCCGACGGATCGCGGCCTGGAGCTCGGCTACTGGATCGGCGAGCCGTTCTGGGGGAGCGGCTATGCGACCGAGGCGGCGCAGGCGCTGGTCGACCTTGCCTTCCGGGCAACGTCGATCGACGCACTCAACGTCTCGTGCCGGGTGATCAATCCGGCCTCGCGCCGGGTCATCCACAAATGCGGCTTCCAGTATGCCAGCCAGGGCATGCTGAATTCCATCGCCGCAGGCCAGGTGCCGGTGGAGCGCTACCGACTCGACCGGCGCACCTGGATCGGGTTGCGGGCATGGAGCCCGGGCGCGAAGCAGCTGATGAGCGCCTGA
- a CDS encoding GNAT family N-acetyltransferase, giving the protein MHVLVTKRLTLRQPTLLDAEQIAAGLANWNVARMLTQVPYPYFVKDAEEWIEHVRAEPEALVYTIHREQLIGVVAIEGGGPQPRLGYWLAEPAHGHGYMTEAAGALIGHAFDTTSIWALESAAIADNPASLRVQEKLGFAVTGLRETYARPRGGPVQLLTTRLSAASWRAGLGRIEQSAA; this is encoded by the coding sequence ATGCACGTTCTCGTCACCAAGCGCCTGACGCTCCGCCAGCCGACCCTGCTCGACGCCGAGCAGATCGCCGCCGGCCTGGCGAACTGGAACGTGGCGCGCATGCTCACCCAGGTGCCGTATCCCTACTTCGTCAAAGACGCCGAGGAGTGGATCGAGCACGTCCGGGCGGAGCCCGAAGCGCTGGTCTACACGATCCACCGCGAGCAGCTGATCGGTGTGGTCGCCATCGAGGGCGGCGGCCCGCAGCCGCGTCTCGGCTACTGGCTTGCCGAACCCGCGCACGGCCACGGCTACATGACCGAGGCCGCCGGGGCGCTCATCGGGCATGCCTTCGACACGACCTCGATCTGGGCGCTCGAGTCGGCGGCCATCGCCGACAATCCGGCGTCGCTCAGGGTCCAGGAGAAGCTCGGCTTCGCCGTCACCGGGCTGCGGGAAACCTATGCGCGTCCGCGCGGCGGGCCCGTCCAGCTCCTCACTACCCGCCTGTCGGCCGCCTCCTGGCGCGCCGGCCTCGGCCGGATCGAACAGAGCGCGGCGTGA
- the rpmA gene encoding 50S ribosomal protein L27: MAHKKAGGSSRNGRDSESKRLGVKKFGGEAVIAGNILVRQRGTKMHPGVNVGMGTDHTLFATQAGAVAFQKKANGRTYVSVNPIQDAAE, from the coding sequence ATGGCACACAAGAAAGCTGGCGGTTCGTCGCGCAACGGTCGCGACTCCGAATCGAAGCGTCTGGGCGTGAAGAAGTTCGGCGGCGAAGCAGTGATCGCCGGCAACATCCTCGTTCGTCAGCGCGGCACCAAGATGCATCCCGGCGTCAACGTCGGCATGGGCACGGACCATACCCTGTTTGCCACGCAAGCCGGCGCCGTCGCCTTCCAGAAAAAAGCCAATGGCCGAACCTACGTATCGGTCAACCCGATTCAGGACGCAGCGGAGTAG
- a CDS encoding parallel beta-helix domain-containing protein encodes MQRFLPIATLALSLFSPAAFAADIAVEAGEGANERLIEALISAQPGDTVKIGPGRFELTEGLSLDVDDVKVQGAGAGQTVLSFKGQTGAGEGVLVTSDRVVLEDFAVEDTKGDGVKSKGSDQITFRNLSVVWTGGPKAENGAYGVYPVSSKNVLIDGVYVSGASDAGIYVGQSEDIVVRNSRAEYNVAGIEIENSKRADVTRNTVTHNTGGILVFDLPNLPVQGGQDVRVFDNDVVENDTPNFAPKGNIVAIVPKGIGVMVMANRNVHVFGNRFDKNGTAHVLIAAYPNEYDDDNYMFVPRGVFIHGNTYGEGGYEPDGEVGKIITDVSGTPVPDIVWDGVTRIPEYFSWVSAEDKVYIDEADGTTFANLKMISQMLLPWSTSPDTDIAGYKGSLPEPAPVKLPQDSGS; translated from the coding sequence ATGCAACGCTTTCTACCCATTGCCACTTTGGCCCTCTCCCTCTTCTCACCGGCCGCATTCGCGGCGGACATCGCCGTCGAGGCGGGCGAGGGCGCCAACGAACGCCTGATCGAGGCGCTGATCTCGGCGCAGCCGGGCGATACCGTCAAGATCGGCCCCGGGCGGTTCGAACTGACCGAAGGGCTTTCGCTCGATGTCGACGACGTCAAGGTGCAGGGCGCGGGCGCCGGCCAGACGGTACTGTCCTTCAAGGGCCAGACCGGCGCGGGCGAAGGCGTGCTCGTCACCTCCGACCGCGTGGTGCTCGAAGACTTCGCCGTCGAGGACACGAAGGGCGACGGCGTCAAGTCCAAAGGCTCGGACCAGATTACCTTCCGCAACCTGTCGGTCGTCTGGACCGGCGGGCCGAAAGCCGAGAACGGCGCCTACGGCGTCTATCCGGTCTCGTCGAAAAACGTTCTGATCGACGGCGTCTATGTTTCCGGCGCGTCGGACGCCGGCATCTATGTCGGCCAGAGCGAGGACATCGTCGTGCGCAACAGCCGCGCCGAATACAATGTCGCCGGCATCGAGATCGAGAACTCGAAGCGGGCCGACGTGACCAGGAACACGGTCACGCACAACACCGGCGGCATCCTGGTCTTCGACCTGCCCAACTTGCCCGTGCAAGGGGGCCAGGATGTAAGGGTGTTCGACAACGACGTGGTCGAGAACGACACCCCGAACTTTGCGCCCAAGGGCAACATCGTGGCCATCGTGCCGAAGGGCATCGGCGTCATGGTGATGGCCAACCGCAACGTCCACGTCTTCGGCAACCGCTTCGACAAGAACGGCACGGCTCATGTGCTGATCGCCGCCTATCCGAACGAGTATGACGACGACAACTACATGTTCGTGCCGCGCGGCGTCTTCATCCACGGCAATACGTACGGCGAGGGCGGCTACGAGCCGGACGGCGAGGTCGGCAAGATCATCACAGACGTGTCCGGCACGCCGGTTCCCGACATCGTCTGGGACGGGGTCACCCGGATTCCGGAATATTTCTCCTGGGTGAGCGCGGAGGACAAGGTCTACATCGACGAGGCCGACGGCACGACCTTCGCCAATCTCAAGATGATCTCCCAGATGCTCCTGCCCTGGAGCACGTCGCCCGACACCGACATTGCCGGCTACAAGGGATCGCTGCCCGAGCCGGCACCGGTGAAGCTGCCGCAGGACAGCGGGTCGTAA